Proteins from one Telopea speciosissima isolate NSW1024214 ecotype Mountain lineage chromosome 1, Tspe_v1, whole genome shotgun sequence genomic window:
- the LOC122666577 gene encoding chaperone protein dnaJ A6-like: MFGRAPKKSDNTKYYEILGVSNSASQDELKKAYRKAAIKNHPDKGGDPEKFKELAQAYEVLSDPEKREIYDQYGEDALKEGMGGGGASHNPFDIFESFFGGGAFGGGGSSRGRRQKQGEDVVHTLKVSLEDLYNGTSKKLSLSRNILCPKCKGKGSKSGASGRCYGCQGTGMKVSTRQIGPGMIQQMQHVCPECRGSGEVISEKDRCPQCKGSKVTQEKKVLEVHVEKGMQHGQKIVFQGEADEAPDTITGDIVFMLQQKEHPKFKRKYDDLYVEHTLSLTDALCGFQFALTHLDGRQLLIKSNPGEIIKPGQHKAINDEGMPHHGRPFMKGRLYIQFNVEFPDSGVLSPDQCRSLETILPPKPSSHLSEMELDECEETTLNDVNIEEEMRRKQQQQQQEAYDEDDEPSMPRVQCAQQ, translated from the exons ATGTTTGGCCGTGCTCCAAAGAAGAGTGATAACACCAAATATTATGAGATTCTTGGTGTCTCAAACAGTGCAAGTCAAGATGAACTCAAGAAGGCATATAGGAAAGCTGCCATAAAGAATCATCCGGACAAGGGTGGCGACCCTGAGAAA TTCAAGGAGTTGGCTCAGGCTTACGAAGTTCTTAGTGATcctgagaaaagagaaatttatGACCAGTATGGTGAAGATGCACTCAAGGAAGGAATGGGAGGAGGTGGTGCCTCTCACAATCCTTTTGATATATTTGAATCATTCTTTGGTGGAGGAGCTTTTGGTG gTGGTGGTAGCTCAAGAGGGCGGAGACAGAAACAAGGTGAAGATGTGGTCCATACATTAAAGGTTTCTCTAGAGGACTTGTATAATGGAACGTCTAAGAAGCTTTCTCTGTCAAGAAACATACTATGCCCAAAATGTAAAGG TAAAGGGTCAAAGAGTGGGGCATCTGGAAGATGTTATGGATGCCAAGGTACAGGAATGAAAGTCTCAACCCGACAGATTGGACCAGGCATGATCCAACAGATGCAGCATGTCTGTCCTGAATGCAGAGGCTCAG GTGAGGTTATCAGTGAGAAAGATAGATGCCCACAGTGCAAAGGGAGCAAGGTTACCCAGGAGAAGAAGGTGCTGGAGGTTCATGTTGAGAAAGGAATGCAGCATGGCCAGAAAATTGTTTTCCAGGGTGAAGCAGATGAGGCT CCGGATACCATCACAGGAGACATTGTTTTCATGTTGCAACAAAAGGAGCACCCCAAGTTCAAGCGGAAGTATGATGATCTCTATGTAGAACATACTCTTAGTTTGACAGATGCTCTCTGTGGCTTCCAGTTTGCTTTAACTCACCTTGATGGCAGACAGTTACTGATCAAATCAAATCCTGGCGAGATTATCAAGCCGG GTCAACACAAGGCTATTAATGATGAGGGGATGCCACACCATGGGAGGCCTTTTATGAAGGGGCGACTGTACATCCAGTTCAATGTGGAATTCCCGGATTCTGGGGTTCTCTCCCCTGACCAGTGCCGCTCCTTGGAGACAATCCTACCACCAAAACCGAGCAGCCACTTGTCAGAAATGGAGCTGGATGAGTGTGAGGAGACCACTTTGAATGATGTCAACATCGAAGAGGAGATGAGGCggaagcagcagcaacaacagcaggAGGCTTACGATGAGGATGATGAGCCATCAATGCCTCGAGTGCAGTGTGCTCAGCAATAG